A region of the candidate division KSB1 bacterium genome:
GAGAAAATTAATCAACGGATTTCAGAAATTCTAAAATGAGAAGATTCTTTTTTTTTATTCAAGCTCGTATGAATTCCTTGCGTTTGCCTGGGAAAGTTCTAATGCCATTAGCCGATGGCATTTCTCTTGTAGATTTTGTCTACCGAAGAATTCGAAAATCAAAATTCTTTACAACTGAGCGGACATACCTGTTAACGTCAGACAACGTTGAAGATGATAAATTAGTTGAACACTTTAATCGGCATAAGTGGAATTATTTTCGAGGGGATGAAGAAAATGTATTTAAGCGCTTTCGGGATTTAGCATTTAACAATCGATTGGAATTCAAGTCGTGAAATTAATTGTAGCGTTTGTCCAAAAATTGTTGTATGATAGGCCATGGCTCGATAACTCCCATTTTGTTATAAGGTTAGCTCAAAAACAATATAACAAAAATATGAGTAATTCGGGCCTTTTTTATTTAGTTTAACCGGACACTTATGCCGTAGAATTCAATATCAATCATTCCGGCACTTGGTTTTCAGTGAGTATACCGGTGAAAACTTTTTTCGTGACTTCTCGTGCCTAACTCTTCCATTAGTAGCTTAAATACTAACATTTCTCACTGGTTCAGCAAGGCAGGAGTGTAAAAATCAGTGAGCACAGCAAACGTATTTTTACATAAGTTCAGCTTTAGTTTCTGCAAAAATACGCTCTGCTGATTTTTGCGGTCCTATTTTTCACCTATTGATGTTTGTAAAGAAATTTGCATAAATGAACTTTTTCATTGTAAGTGCAATAATAACAATATAAACCAGTGAGAAATGTTAATTAAATATCAAATAAATGTTCAGGTTTTTTTATGACTCCGAAAAGAAAGCCATCTTCAAAAAAACGACGAAAGAATTCAAATGTCAATGCAAAAAATCAGATGAGATTTAAGCAATTTCTTCAAAGCCATCCTAATCTTTTACCAATGGCCGTTCTCTTTATCTTGTTGGTTGTCTATTTTCAAGAGGTGTTCTTTGGATTCAAAACTTTTCTGCCTCCGGATACGTTAAGTTCGAAAAGTATTTTACAGTTCAGGGAAGAGGCATTGAGCAATTGGATTTATCCACTATGGAATCCATTCGTTTTTTGTGGAATGCCTTCCTTTGCCAGCTTGCAGACGACCCCCTTTGTGGACATACTTGGTGATGTTTTTTATTTTTTTCATCTAATGTTAGGTAAAATAATTCCTGTTAATGATTTCGCGACCCGCAAGTTCCCCAATTATTTCTTGTTTGGGATCTTTACTTACATTTTAATGATGAAATTTCTTGGAAACAGAATCGTAGCATTTTTTGCAAGTTGTGCTATTGTGTTTCAACCTGCAGTTATCGCATTTACCGCTTTCGGACATAACGCAAAGATAGCCACAGCCGCACTTATACCGCTTATATTTCTTTTGCTCGATGAGGTATTAGAAAGGCGAACATTGAAATATCTGGCATTGCTTGCCCTTACCGTTGGGTTGGAATTATTACGAGCTCATACACAAATTGCCTACTATTCGTTCTTGATGATGGGATCTTTCATCTTTTATTGGCTTATTTATGCAAAGATTACGAAAAAACCTAACGACCAAATTGCAAAGTCTTTAAGTATGGCTATAGCGGCTATTCTGCTAGGAGTTGCCATGTCATCTTGGCTATATCTTTCGGCCTATGAATATGTTGAGTTTTCAATTCGAGGGGGGAGCAAGGGGCTTGATTTGGGGTATGCAACCAATTGGTCATTTGCCCCGAAAGAAATTATTACCTTTTTTATCCCCTCTTTTTTTGGGTTTGGTGGACAAACATATTGGGGAGAAATGCCGTTTACTGAGTTCCCGTTATATATGGGAATTGTGACATTGTTTTTGACTGGGATTGCATTGCTGCTTAAAAGGAATGGTTATGTCCTTTTCTTCGGATTGTTGGGATTGATAGCCCTTATTATTTCTTTTGGCAAACATCTTCCAATTCTTTATGACCCTTTGTTCAATTATCTACCCTTCTTCAATAAATTTAGAGTGCCTAGCATGATTCTGATACTGTTGCAAATCTCGACGGTAATTTTGGCAGGATTTGGATTGCATGCCTTGCTTACACTAAACCAAAAGTCGGAGAAAAACAGAGTCAAAAAGTATGTTTATTTTTTTGGGGGGATATTAGGTGGTTTGACGTTAGGGGTGATGTTTGGCAAAGGGATGTATTTGGACTGGGTTTCCGCATCAGGAAAGCAACTCAGCCCGGTACTTAAAGAGAGTGCCTACAAAAATACGCTTTCAGATGCTGTTATTATGATCCTTTTTGTTGCAGCGACAGGAGTCGTCATTCTGAGTTATTTAAGAGATAAGATGAAGTTTAGTATTATGTCCTACATTATTATTAGTTTAGCTATCCTGGATCTTTGGATTGTAGGGTTTAAGATAATGAACCCACTACCTAATCTTGATGAAGAATCGTATTTTTCAGCAACTCCGGCCGTTCAGTATTTGAAACAGCAAGAGGGGTTGTTCCGGATTTTCCCGGTTGTCGATGACAAGCCGGAGAACTGGTATGCCTATCACAAAATTCAGAGTATCAAGGGGTACCATGCAGCCAAGCTGAAAAATTATCAGATATTTTTAGACAAAACTAGCTTGGTTAGCAGGAACAGATTTGGATTGCCATCGTTTCTGTCCAAATACTTAACCGTTGTGATGAGTAATGGTAAACCTTCATTGCAAGCTGTCCCACATGAGCAAATATCTCCCGAAAGATTTAATGTGGATAATGCGCTTTTGGATATGTTGAATGTCAAATATATACTTTCGATTTATCCTATTGAGGATTCCCGCTTTAAACTTGTGTTAAAAGGCAGACCTTTTGTCTATGAAAATACCGAAGTTTTGCCCAGAGCCTTTTTTGTTAGCCGGATAAAGATTGCAAGTAGTGAAGATGAATTTTACAATTATTTGAAGAGTGGAAAGTATAATCCGGCCGAAGAGGCCGTTTTGTATGAAAAACCGGAGTTTGATTTGATCGTATCGAGTGAGAATAAAGTAGTGATTTCTTCCTACGATATTCATCAAATCATGCTCGATGCTGAAGTGATAGAACCTGGTTTAATGGTTCTGAGTGAAATTTATTATCCGGCAGGATGGAAAGCCTATGTGGATGGTAACGAAACCACAATTTATCAGACCAATGGTATCTTGAGGTCAATATTTCTCCAGCCAGGTAGTCATAAAATCGAATTCATTTTTGCTCCAAAGTCTTTTAGTATAGGATTCACGATAACGATATTTTGTTTGGTTCTGACTTTGGGGATCTTCGTTTACGATTGGAAGTTCAGAAAAAGTATGATTATGTAGAAAATATTGGAAAGTAGATTGTTTCCCCATTATCCCTGGTTATGCTCGAATCCACCAACCAAATATAGATACCGAACCAAAAACCATCAGCAAAAATACTTTAATTTACAGTGTTGGGTCTCTTTTAGCCTCAATTATTCATGAACCGAAAATTTTTGCACTAATTCCTTGAGTTCACGTATAAAAAAGCAGTTGCATCCGCGCACCCGCAGGCTGATGTCGAAGTTGGATGGAAAATTTATGCAGAGGCTAAGCCAAAGTCGTATTTTGATAACAAACCCGATCGGTTATCTAGATTTTTTACATCTCCAAACCCAGGCTCGTTTGGTCCTAACGGATTCTGGTGGTATGCAGGTTGAAACCAAGTTATCTCGGAATTCCTTGTTTGATCCTCCGATCCTGCACGGAATGGCAAATTACTCTCCGTGAAGGCACAAAATACTTGTGCCGACAAATGAGGACGCCGTCGTGAATGCCACAAAAAGTACTCTCAAGCAAAAAAAATATAAGCCAGCTAAGATTCGATATTGGGATGGGGAAACTGCTTCTCGAATAGTAAATATCCTCAAAAAAATATTTCATTGATTGTAATTGATGTCTTATGAGAAACAATTAAATACGTTGCGTAAGCCGAATTGTTTTGTCATATTGGCTATGTTTTGCAATCAAGTGATTTTTTAGTAGCGCGAGTATTCTTGAAAATAAATTGCATTGGGACATCAAAAAAAATTTCTTCAAAGAATGATTTATCTGATCCATATTTATAAAGGATAATCGAAATTTGTGAATAGATTTACAAGTTTTTGATGTTTAGATATTTTATGAATGTTCAGTGATTTTATTTCTCTTCAAGACAGATGAATATACAACAAAATCCCGTCGAAAAGAATGTTACTGTTATGGAGTATGTATCATGCAATATATGTGAGAGCTGTCAATATGATCTTGTTTATCAGATAGACGTGAACTACAATGTGATGCGTTATTACAGGTATGCAAGGAATATTCCTAACAAAGAAAATATGACGGGTACGTTTTCCATTGTCAGATGTAAAAGATGTTGACTTCTTTTTACGAATCCTCGTTTTATACATGATGCTCAAGCTTCAGTTTATTCAAGCAACAGAATTCTTGGAGGTAATTGGAAAAATTTCATGTATTTATTTGATCAAGCTCAAAATGATGAATGCCAAGACTTGAATAACGAGAAATTATTGCATCCGGACTACGGTTGGAAATTTGATATTATCAGAGACTATGCTCCCGGAAAAGAAAAAACTTCACTCTTAGATCTCGGTTGTGGAACGGGCCATTTTGTGTTGCAGGCACTTGAACAAGGCTTTGATGCATGGGGTGTAGATATCTCTCAAGATCGCATCAGATACGCGCAACAAACTTTAAAGTTGGAAGATCGGGTTCAGCATGGAAATATAGAGGAAGCCTTCCCTAATCGCACTTTTGATATTATTACTCTCTGGGATGTCATTGAGCATATCCATGATCCCAAAGCCTTGTTAAACTCTTTAAAGCAGGTCGCCCATTCTCAGACGCATATTTTTGTTTTGACCATGTCAATAGATTCAATTACTTATAAGCTATTCAGAAAACGCTGGAACTATATCAATCCCACGCAGCATCTGTTTTATTGCTCGGATTCGACAATCCGTGAGCTATTCGTTCGTTCGGGTTGGGAGGTGTTAGGTAAAACGATGGATGACTCGCGAAGTAAAAATTTTCTGCGCTTGCTGACTAAAGTAATTATTGGACAGCTCAATAATTTTTTCTTTCAAGTTTATGCTCCCATTTCCAGTAAATTTAAGATTTTTAAGCCTTTGTTCAAACCTCTGCAAAAAAAAATCAGCGATGAGCGTATGCAAAAAAGACTTGAAAACTTATATCCTGGCATGTATGTTGGTCGGTATCACGATAACTTTGTTTTCATCGGTAGATTAAAAGCCAAAGCTTGAGGATTGAATAGTTTGAGAAGAAAGTACAAGTGTTGTTATGTTAAGAAGAAAAGATTTTTCATAAAGAGTTATTTGTTGACATTTTGGAAGGATTCTGGAATGATACCACTCGATTTCTCAAAATGGAGTTAAACTTACTGCAGTGGGCAGACCGTTCTTTGAAGAGCAGATTAAGTCATTATCAAACCCCAGCAGCGTAATAAAACTAGAATTCTTATCTTAAGTCAGGAAACCATCTGATCATCATTTGGGTAAAATTGCTATCGAACTATCACAAAGGCTTGATTCAAGAAAATACGAGATTTTATACAAGATGCACCCGCGTGAGTACCCAAATTGGAAAATGAAATATCCTAAAGAATTTAATTCAATGGACATAAAAGTTTTAACGAATCTTGATCTCTATGAATTGTTAAATGAAAACGGGATGTTCATATAGGGTTGATTCCACTTCCGTTATGGAGAGTTTGGCATTTAATAAACAAAGTGATTTAGTTGAATCATATGGCGTGCATTTATTGGGCCCATTTAGTGAAAATGGGGCGCGTTCTTTTTTTGCCAAAGATGCCGAGGGGATTATCCAAATTATCAATCAAAACAAGGCTTTTTTTTAATCAAAAAGATATTAAATATTTTGGGAAGTTCAAAGTAAGGAAAAGTGTTAAAGCGTATTCAATAAATACAGGACCTCATGAAATCGGATGTGTAACTTAATTATAATTATAACTAAATTTGATCATGTCTGTATTGGCAATTATACCTGCTCGCGGTGGTTCAAAAGAAATTCCACGCAAGAATGTTCGTTTACTGGCTGGTAAACCATTAATCTCCCGCACAATTAAGTGTGCTCAGTTGGCCGAGAGCGTCAACAGGATTGTTGTTTCGACTGATGACCCTGAAATTGCAGATATATCAAAGCAAAATGGCGCAGAAATAATCTGGCGTCCTGCAAATATTAGCGATGACAGTTCATCATCCGAAATGGCATTGCTGCATTCGTTGGAATATCTTCAGAACCAAGAGAATTTTCAGCCAGAGATCCTGGTTTTCCTGCAATGCACTTCACCATTAACGTTGCCGGAAGATATTGATGGCACAGTGAATGTTTTACTAAAAGCGAATGCCGATTCGGCATTCGCTGCGACGCCGTTTCACTATTTTCTTTGGACGCATGATAAAGAAGGGAACCCGGTCGGAATA
Encoded here:
- a CDS encoding YfhO family protein, translated to MSNWIYPLWNPFVFCGMPSFASLQTTPFVDILGDVFYFFHLMLGKIIPVNDFATRKFPNYFLFGIFTYILMMKFLGNRIVAFFASCAIVFQPAVIAFTAFGHNAKIATAALIPLIFLLLDEVLERRTLKYLALLALTVGLELLRAHTQIAYYSFLMMGSFIFYWLIYAKITKKPNDQIAKSLSMAIAAILLGVAMSSWLYLSAYEYVEFSIRGGSKGLDLGYATNWSFAPKEIITFFIPSFFGFGGQTYWGEMPFTEFPLYMGIVTLFLTGIALLLKRNGYVLFFGLLGLIALIISFGKHLPILYDPLFNYLPFFNKFRVPSMILILLQISTVILAGFGLHALLTLNQKSEKNRVKKYVYFFGGILGGLTLGVMFGKGMYLDWVSASGKQLSPVLKESAYKNTLSDAVIMILFVAATGVVILSYLRDKMKFSIMSYIIISLAILDLWIVGFKIMNPLPNLDEESYFSATPAVQYLKQQEGLFRIFPVVDDKPENWYAYHKIQSIKGYHAAKLKNYQIFLDKTSLVSRNRFGLPSFLSKYLTVVMSNGKPSLQAVPHEQISPERFNVDNALLDMLNVKYILSIYPIEDSRFKLVLKGRPFVYENTEVLPRAFFVSRIKIASSEDEFYNYLKSGKYNPAEEAVLYEKPEFDLIVSSENKVVISSYDIHQIMLDAEVIEPGLMVLSEIYYPAGWKAYVDGNETTIYQTNGILRSIFLQPGSHKIEFIFAPKSFSIGFTITIFCLVLTLGIFVYDWKFRKSMIM
- a CDS encoding UDP-N-acetylglucosamine 2-epimerase — translated: MQRLSQSRILITNPIGYLDFLHLQTQARLVLTDSGGMQVETKLSRNSLFDPPILHGMANYSP
- a CDS encoding class I SAM-dependent methyltransferase, coding for MYLFDQAQNDECQDLNNEKLLHPDYGWKFDIIRDYAPGKEKTSLLDLGCGTGHFVLQALEQGFDAWGVDISQDRIRYAQQTLKLEDRVQHGNIEEAFPNRTFDIITLWDVIEHIHDPKALLNSLKQVAHSQTHIFVLTMSIDSITYKLFRKRWNYINPTQHLFYCSDSTIRELFVRSGWEVLGKTMDDSRSKNFLRLLTKVIIGQLNNFFFQVYAPISSKFKIFKPLFKPLQKKISDERMQKRLENLYPGMYVGRYHDNFVFIGRLKAKA
- a CDS encoding acylneuraminate cytidylyltransferase family protein, with the translated sequence MSVLAIIPARGGSKEIPRKNVRLLAGKPLISRTIKCAQLAESVNRIVVSTDDPEIADISKQNGAEIIWRPANISDDSSSSEMALLHSLEYLQNQENFQPEILVFLQCTSPLTLPEDIDGTVNVLLKANADSAFAATPFHYFLWTHDKEGNPVGINHDQKVRLLRQNREPQFLETGAVYSMRAEGFKKVQHRFFGKIAIYVMPPDRCFEIDEPVDFIIAENLLKHR